The genomic region TTGCCACTAtaaacacccctccctccccaagaACGGTCTGAAATCAAATCTGTACAAATACCTAAAAGCAAGTACAGTCGTACAGAAACTAAATCATTTTTTGGGGGACATATCCCTAAGCCTGAACATAGCAAACAGGTCGGTTAATGATGTATTATGTCTATGAGCTCTATTGTACAGGAGTTGATCCAATGTATTTAGCTGCTGTTGTTGTTCACTCACGTTACCAGAGCAGCATCAGTGAAGCTTCCAACAGTGACCAGAGTGCCCCACCTGGTGGCCAGAATATACTTTAATCTTAGTCTGGGTGTATTACAGACAGGAGGAGCCATTGGTTAACaatcctctccctgttcctcagAGGATAGCAAGGCTGAGGCGCCACGTGTCATCAACGTCATCCTGCCCGATCAGCGACATCATTTCCTGCTGCCCCTTGGCTACATCCTGACGACGCTCCTCCTCCTGGCCTTCATTgtgctcatcatcatcatcgttacCCACCGACGCAAGACCAAAGGTCTGTGCTCCTGTACTAAGACCTGACTAACTAACTTTGGATCGGTGTCTgtcagctttctctctctctctctgtcagtgagtCTGAGTCAGCCTGTCTTCATCTTTactgtgtttttgtgtttcaGCGGTGGAGTTTTACCCACAGACATCTATGAGGTGAGAAACttggacacacacatgcacacgctcgctcgctcactcactgactcactcactgacacattcactcctctctctgtgaTAGATCCAACAGGGGTGACATGGCCACCAATGAGTTTGAGATGGACGTTCCTGAAGTCAAGACGTGCAACCAGGAGGAGAAGaaactaggtgtgtgtgtgtgtgtgtgtgtgtgtgtgtgtgtgtgtgtgtgtgtgtgtgtgtgtgtgtgtgtgtgtgtgtgtgtgtgtgtgtgtgtattcactccactctcttctgtctctcagaCTACAAAAACAACCTGCTGAGGGAGAAGGTTCAAATGTCCACCCTGCCCAAAGTCATCGACCTGGacaaaggtaacacacacacacacacacacacacacacttaaaccccCCATGTCTCCCATCCATATGAAGTagcctttctttctttttcttttcttttttcatAACACACtttatgcaattctactcattttgccatggggcagataATTATTTTAGCAGTTTGAAAggaaatttcctgcaattctacacatttttccatgaattatgccatgttaatgatatctgatTGAGTGTGACTAACAagatcaatgggggccccctggaggtcagggcccctgagCACGTGCCCTGCATGCGCTCGGTATTCGGACATGATTACCACAAGTTTAGAAAACTGGcgagactaatttaccaatctaaaaattgttagctgacatggctaattgagcgACTCTTAGTTACTGACAAAATAAGGGGAAAACTGATGATACACAACAAATTTTCAAACTTACACAACAGTAAGTtttgagttttttttaaatacactgagtgtacaaaacattaagaacaccttccaaCAAAAGTATTTCTTTAACCCCCTCCCCTAAAtctatacatttttaaaatatttttaaaatatttttttattttacccctttttctccccaattgtttagtagctactatcttgtctcatcgctcgggagagacgaaggttgaaagtcatgcgtcctccgatacacaacccaaccaagccgcactgcttcttaacacagagcgcatccaacccagaagccagccgcaccaatgtgtcggaggaaacacctggcaaccttggttagcgcgcactgcgcccggcccgccataggagtcgctggtgcgcgatgagacaaggatttccctaccggccaaaccctccctaacccgcgtcgccccacggacctcccggtcacggccggttacgacagagcctgggcgcgaacccagagtctctggtggcacagctggcactgtgccacccgggaggcccttaaATCTATACTATTTTGATGTGAGTAGAAcaactgacatcaataagggatcacagctttcacctggattcacctggtcagtctatgtcatggaaagagtaggtgttcttaatgttttgtacattgtttatttatttattacaatagtctctctctctctctttcagagaTGGAGAAGGTGTATTGGAAATGAGAGGGGAGTCAGCTTGCCGCTGGCTGGTCCAGAGGTAGACGCTACAGACACAGGTTGCATTCTAAACCAAATCCTAGGCCCTCAGCTACTGGTGTTTCAGTGTACTGTAGGgatgtccactctactccactaGACCAACCCCTAGGCCCTCAGCTACTGGTGTTTCAGTGTACTGTAGGGATGTCCACTCTCCTCCACTAGTCCCACCTCTACATTCCACCTCAAGTTAGACCCTTCACTCGCATTTGATAACCACAATGGGATTGTAAATCTTACTGTATGCTTCACAGGTGAAACAGTTTGAGCATATATTATGACAAAATGTTGTGATGTTTTTGTTCGTTTTGATGTTCGGCAGGTTCAtgcacacaaaacattttcttgAGCCAAGTCAAAGTTCGGTAGTCGAAGTCTACACCCTtttgtcggtgattggtcaactgtACTACTCCTAGTAGGAATGGGAATTATTGAAGGGATTCTTGAaagaagtgtttgttgtcatttttTCACGCATTTTTTCACGCGACTAAGACCTCCTCGTCCAAAACGCCAATTTATTACAGATTTCTGGATTTATCTTCatttaattctgactattttgaggaagtgtatactggctatgtTGTTGCTTCGGCGTCTCgtgtttttttcttgtttttcaagcgaaggtcttttaagggagtctGTGAGGCACAGACGTTTGCTTAAcctagccgagttctgctaggagcaaagCGAACCTAGTATGTGGGCGCCGTTAAACAGTTAAACAGCAATACTATTACCTTCTTATTGTTACAATTATGTCATTGGTTGCAAAAACTGCCGTTGTGGGAAGGTATTTATTTACAAAGATGCACAGGGCTTAAATGACAGGGTTACCGAAGCCCAGAGTTTTTCCCAAGTTAGGTTAGATGGTTAGGGTAACTCCAGTCCCTATGAGGCAGGTACCTGTGTTCTCTCAGCACCACTGAACCCTCTAGAGGGGAGTGAAGGCCATGTCTTCTTCAGACAGCATTACACGCTACAGATATAAGTTATCCTTAGACACAGACCTAGGATCAACGTACAATCCCAACATGAACCATTAAGAGGGAACAATGCAAAACTGGCCATAGATCTGTTGCCTACGGGCAACTTGATCCTACTCCGCTTCACATTCGCAACTACAGTATACACAGTAGTTGTTAATAAAAACCTATTGTGAGTGATCATACTGCCATCACATGACTATATTGGTGTATTGTACAGTCACCTTTTGACTgactaggtcgtcattgtaaaatatAACTAGTTTTCAATGACTTACCTGGCTAAACAGAGAATAAAATAAAGTGATACCAGTGTACTTTTCTAATAAATAAGCCATTGCATTGCACATTATGAACTGTTTGTATTTGTGTACTCTGATGCTTTATGTTACTATTGTATTGTATCGTTAATGGACTGAATCCCTTATATCCGTTAAGTTGACACTTTCCTGTATCATGTCTCCTTGTCTGCATAACAAATAGCTTATTGGGACAATAAAGATCTACTCTACCCAACTCTACTTTCTGTCTAGTCTTTCCTCTGTCAACAGTCCTTCCATCTTATTGCAACAGAAACATTTGATATTAAAATATTCACATTATTCTTTGCTCTCCTTGTTTGTTTGATGTAAATACACTTGTTCATGAATTCTACAAACAAAGCATGCCTGAAAACAAATCACTCAACTGGCTCTGTAGTGCAAATGAAACCACATGCATTACAGCTGTGGAGAGGCACATTCATtcgtatttatgagaggtattgacatgttgaatgcaccaagctttctgtttgaactactggcgcacagcttggacacccatgcatactccacaagacatgccacaagaggtcttcCATagtcagaacagactatagaaggcgcacagtattaaatagagccatgactacatggaactctattccacatcaagtaagttatgcaagcagtaaaattgtatttaaaaaaaaacataaaaaactCCTTATGAAACAGCGGGGActatgaagcaacacaaacataggcacagacacatgcatacacacccacacaatagcatacgcactatacacataTGTACACGtggattttgtactgtatatatgtggtagtggtggagtaggggcctgaggtcacacagtctgtgaatgtattataatgtttttaaaatggtataaactgccttaattttgctggaccccaggaagagtaggtgctaccatgacaggaactaatggaccccaggaagagtaggtgctgccttgacaggaactaatggaccccaggaagagtaggtgctgccttgacaggaactaatggacccaggaagagtaggtgctgccttggcaggaactaatggaccacaggaagagtaggtgctgccttggaaggaactaattgaccacaggaagagtaggtgctgccttgacaggaactaatggacccaggaagagtaggtgctgccttggcaggaactaatggaccacaggaagagtaggtgctgccttgacaggaactaatggacccaggaagagtaggtgctgccttggcaggaactaatggaccacaggaagagtaggtgctgccttAACAGGAaataatggaccccaggaagagtaggtgctgccttggcaggaactaatggaccacaggaagagtaggtgctgccttgacaggaactaatggacccaggaagagtaggtgctgccttggcaggaactaatggaccacaggaagagtaggtgctgccttAACAGGAaataatggaccccaggaagagtaggtgctgccttgacaggaactaatggacccgggaagagtaggtgctgccttggcaggaactaatggaccacaggaagagtaggtgctgccttggcaggaactaatggaccacaggaagagtaggtgctgccttggcaggaactaattgaACTCATTAAGACTGGgggctgccttggcaggaactaattgaCCTCATAaagagtaggtgctgccttggcaggaactaattaaGCTTAGGAAGAAtaggtgctgccttggcaggaactaattaaCCTCATTaagagtaggtgctgccttggcaggaactaattaaCCTCAGGAAGATTaggtgctgccttgacaggaactaatggacccaggaagagtaggtgctgccttggCTAGAAATAAtgggccccaggaagagtaggtgctgccttggcaagaaataatggaccccaggaagagtaggtgctgccttggcaggaactaattgaACTCATTaagagtaggtgctgccttggcaggaactaattgaCCTCATAAAGAGTAggtgctgccctggcaggaacaaATTAACCTTaggaagagtaggtgctgccttAACAGGAaataatggaccccaggaagagtaggtgctgccttgacaggaactaatggaccacaggaagagtaggtgctgccttggcaggaactaatggaccacaggaagagtaggtgctgccttggcaggaactaattgaACTCATTAAGAGTAGGTGCTGCCTTAGCAGGAACTAATTGACCTCATAaagagtaggtgctgccttggcaggaactaattaaGCTTaggaagagtaggtgctgccttggcaggaactaattaaCCTCATTaagagtaggtgctgccttggcaggaactaattaaCCTCAGGAAGATTaggtgctgccttgacaggaactaatggacccaggaagagtaggtgctgccttggCTAGAaataatggaccccaggaagagtaggtgctgccttggcaagaaataatggaccccaggaagagtaggtgctgccttggcaggaactaattgaACTCATTaagagtaggtgctgccttggcaggaactaattaaCCTCAGGAAGATtaggtgctgccttggcaggaactaatggggatccataataaatataaatacaaataaatcatcAAACCAATTTTAAGATTCATACAGATTTGATTGGTGCATGTAACACATCTATCACAACATTAACAAGATACAGGATAAAAATAGATGTTCTTTATTCAGAATTCCCTTCAGTGTTTAACTGAGTGTTTTGCTTTGGGAGAAACTGAGTGTAAATTTACCATGGCAGACAGTTATATGAATGACTCCCTTTATAGTTGCTGTAGCAGTCAGTGACGCACTCTGGGTTCCATGGCCAATGAAGTGATAGTGTTTCTGTCTAACAAGGTGAGATATTCTGCCTTTAAATCCCAACCGATTCACTAGAGATGCAGCCCTGCCGGTGGTATGTGATGCAtaaatgtatatacacacatgcacacaaacacacatcaatTAGAGTTTACAGGAGACGTGGCACGGAAGTGCTCTGCAGAGTGAAGATGGTCTGAGCTGTGAATCACACACATCATTTACTGAAGCCTCTGAGGTGACaatgagagagggtgggggtgagtGGGGTTGAGTGGGGAaatagaaagagggagatggaatgagaggtagaggaagagtgagaggtgACAAAAGAACAGGCTAATGCACAGGCACATGACTAGGGTATAGATCAGGAAATCCTAATCCTAGTTCTGGGGACTtaggttgagagggagagaggcatggaACAGgctatctgtgtgtgttttggtttagctatccttgtggggatcaaggatagtaaaacaaggaaaattcggacaagtggggacattttgcctgtccccacaaggaaaaaggctattttaggattgagggttaggtttatggttacaattaggattagggttagaatgatggtttggggttaaggttaggattaggtttatggaaaataggattttgaatgataATTAATTATTTGGTCCATAGAAGGATTGTAAAACAAACAAGTGTGTGAATGGGGAAGTGAATTAAGGGGCCATTTTGGGGTGTGAATCAGCAGTGGCAGTCACCGATGGACACTCACACCAACAcatatacactcagtgtacacgaacacatacactcagtgtacacacatacactcacaccaACACATATATACTCAGTGTACACTAACACCAACAcatatacactcagtgtacactaacacatacactcacatcaacacatatacactcagtgtacactaacacatacactcacaccaacacatatacactcagtgtacactaacacatacactcacaccaacacatatacactcagtgtacactaacacatacactcacaccaACACATATTCACTCGGTGTACActaacacatacactcacaccaacacatatacactcagtgtacactaacacatatacactcagtgtacactaACGCATACACTCACACCTGCGCTGTGCAGATTTATTAGGGTGGCATCAGGACAAGCTGGTTAAATGTGTCACCCCTGACGCACACTATGccaaaagagggaaggagagaggtagatagtGAAAAAGAAAGATggaaatgagagggagagaggttggttTATTGGGCCTCCCTGTCAGCCTCACCGACAGTACTGGGCAATATTTACAACTCAGGGCAGATGGATTgagagaagataggagagagggaggtatatAAGGCAGGGTATGGATCCAGAGCAAAGCACCTGATTGAGACCTGCAGGGatccacagagaaagagagaaagaagaaaacgTAGCACAGAAACGGCATCCTCTACAGTTGGTTCTGACACAGTGTTGCCACCAGCTTCaaacacaacaacagacaaataTAGCTGCAGACTCTGTGTTGCAGTGCAGACAGCTGGGAAACAGCTaccggcagacagacaggagtgcAGCACCTGtaggacagtacagacagtactaCAGACAGTTTGGAGGTAGTACAGACGGTCCAGTACAGACATGCAGTGTAAGCGTTTCCTTTCGTGTGTTCTGCTGCTTACCGCCGCTGGACCCCTCCTCACACACCCTGTCTCACACTCTAACGAGATGTCCTACACCGGAACAGGTGAGTGACACaaacatacaagcacacacacacgttatatcaTGTTGTATATATACATGTCATGTTAAGTCACGTTATGTCATGTTTTCGCGTCTGTAGAGGAGGACCAGGTGGTGAGTCCAGAGGAACTGTCCCTTTCTGACCACACCTACAGATTCCACAGTGCACCTGGCCTTGGCAGTGAGTGACAttgagtgtttgtgtgtcagttTATACATCAAAATAGAGAGTGGGTCTATTGTGTCAGCCTTGTGTGCGCAGCACGATGTGAGGGCGGGTCTGATGGTCTTCTCTAAATGTGTGAGTCCGTATATGAAAGCGAGACAGAGAATGTAAACATATACCTAACCAGGTCTGTTTCCACTGGTCTATGTACAGATCTAAGATCAGCAGTGTTCAGCCCAGACCAGGccgtgagagaggtgagagatcaGTCCATCCAAAACAACCTAGCAATCTCATTGAACACAGGCACCTTTCACAAACTAAGCATTCAGCAAAGTATCAAAGCTCTCCTCAAAGATGGGTCCTTTCACTTACTCTCTCTACTACTTaatttctttctctcgctctctctcaggtgCTGTTGGAAACACCAGCTCTGAGCCCTCAACCTCATTTCCTGGGCAGCAGAAGAGAGTACAgaaagagaaccaccacagagtGCTTCTGGAAGTATTGTGTCtaggagtgacacacacacacacgatacataGTATGTATTTATTCTGTTGTGTTCAGGCACAGCTCAGGTGTACAAAGTGAAATAGTGAATATGAGTAATAAACATGACTGTGTAGTGTTGTATGTACAATAATGAATAAAACAGTATGTTTGGAGATCAGCTTGTGTTGATTGTGCCTCAGTGACAAATCTCTTGAGAACTCAGTGTCAGGACTGTGTATGTGATTGTGTGTTGACAGACGACCAGATAGAGACCTAGAGAGTGTTGGACTAAAAGCTACCTTTGAAGGAAGATTAGCTAGGAAAGGTTTCCAAAAGAAAGCCCAGAAAGTGAAGTAATTGTTGTCGTACTTTCTATGTAGTCATATCAAGTTGTCACAAAAACTCCCTCAATTCAAAACAAATGGCTTTCTTTTGTATTCAGTTTTTTTCTTCTAAAATACATTGTTCTGTACTATCCTTTTTTGTACAAAAAAAAACAGTACAAAACCTAGACAAACAGGACGCTtatagagaagacacacacaccaaacatacAGAAGACGCCAACATCAAGCCTTTATAACATTTAATTCAATAAAGTGAGCCTGGCTGTGGTTGCAGCTTGTTAAGGTTAGGACAAGGAGTACTAGGGGAACCTCTGGCATCATAGAGACACAATAAACAACAATCACAAAATTAGAAATTGAAAGGAGCAGACGCGGTGGAACGTCATGGCAACTGTTCATTCTCGGTCCAGGTTCACAACTGTGCCTTCTGGAGTCCCTGTTCTGGTCCATGGATCCAGGGAACAGCCCAGACGTTGTACTGCAGTTCAACACCCTGTCACTGTCTGTATCATACTGAGGGTTTCTGTGTCCGTAACATCACCCCGTATCTCAGAGTGTGTGTCCATACACATGTCACTCCTAGA from Oncorhynchus kisutch isolate 150728-3 linkage group LG5, Okis_V2, whole genome shotgun sequence harbors:
- the uts2b gene encoding prepro-urotensin II-beta, yielding MQCKRFLSCVLLLTAAGPLLTHPVSHSNEMSYTGTEEDQVVSPEELSLSDHTYRFHSAPGLGNLRSAVFSPDQAVREVLLETPALSPQPHFLGSRREYRKRTTTECFWKYCV